Within Conexibacter woesei DSM 14684, the genomic segment GCCTCGCCGCGTAGCCCGCGGGCTGCGTCCGCTGGCTGGCGCCGGCATCGTCGTGGCTGACAAGGACGCAGAGACCGACGTGGGCTCCAGCCCACGAGGGACCGAGGACAAAGTCAGGCGCGGCGAGGCCAAGCCAGGGCTTGGCAGTGCGCCGCTTCCGCCCGTGGCCCCGGACGACCACCGCAGCGGGCCGCGCGAGCGGCCGCTCGCGATCGTCTACGCCGACTACGAGTGCCCGTACTGCGCGGTGCTCGAAGCGCGCCTGGTGCAGGCGAGCGCGCAGCGCGTCTTCCGCCACTTCCCCGTCAAGTCGAAGCATCCGCGGGCGTGGGCGGCGTCGTGCGCGGCGGAGGCGGCGGGGCTCCAGGGTCGCTTCTGGGAGATGCACGCGCTGCTGTTCGCCGACCAGGGGCGGCTGGAGGACCCGCACCTGTGGGCGCGGGCCGAGCAGCTGGGGCTCGACGTCGACCGCTTCGACGCCGACCGCCGCTCCGACGCCGTCGCCGCACGCGTCAAGCACGACTTCCTCAGCGGCATGCGCGCCGGCGTCGTCACGACGCCGACGCTGTTCCTCGACGGCGTCGCCCACCCGGGCCTGCCGAGCGACGAGCTGATCGCGCGCCTGCGCTAGGGAGGTCGTCCTGGATTGGTGTCGCTATGCGACCACAACCCAGGACGACGCACCAACCCCGCGACCGCCTGCGCGCGGAAGTCGAAGATCCGCGCGAGGTCGCGTGCGACGAACGCGCGCCGCGCCAGCTCGCCGAGCTGCCCGAGCGGGAGCGCGTAGCGGACGGTGTCGCGCATCACCGTGCCCGCCGGATCGGCGGGATCGCGCGCGAACTCGTGCGTGTGATGCCACAGCGCGTAGGGGCCGCGGACCTGCGCGTCGACGAAGCGCACGCCCGGCTCCCACGTCTCGATCCGCGTCCGCCAGCGCAGCGGGACGCCGTGCAGGCGCAGGCGGTAGTCGATCAGCGCTCCCGGCCGCATCGCGATCGGGTCCGGCGTCAGCACGCGGAAGCTGAGGAACGGCGGCGTGATCGCCTCGAGGTTGCGCGCCTCGCCGAAGAAGCGGAAGACGTCGTCCGGTGCGCCGGAAAGACGTTGGACGCGTGTCAGGACGTGCACCGTCATGCAACGGATACGCAGGACTTTTGCAGCGGGATCGCTACGATTACCGGGTTCGGATACAGAAAAGACGAAACGCACTCCGCCGACCGACGGGCGGAGCAGAAGGGAAACACCCATATGTCTGACGCTGTCACGCGTCTTTCCGTGGAGATCGGCGGCAAGGAGATCTCCTTCGAGACCGGCCGCATGGCCAAGCAGGCCTCCGGCGCCGTCGTCGTCCGCTCGGGCGACACGATGGTCCTCTCGACCGCGACCGCGGGCAACCTCCGCGACGTCGACTTCCTTCCTCTGACGGTCGACGTCGAGGAGCGCATGTACGCCGCGGGCAAGATCCCCGGCTCGTTCTTCAAGCGCGAGGGTCGTGCCGGCGAGAAGGCGACGCTGACCGCCCGCATGGTCGACCGCCCGATTCGCCCGCTCTTCCCGAAGGGCTGGCGCCGTGAGACGCAGCTCGTCACGCTGACGCTCTCGGTCGACCACGAGCACCCGTACGACGTGCTCGCGATGAACGGCGCGTCCGCCGCGCTGATGATCTCCGACATCCCGTTCCCGACCCCGGTCGGCTCGGTCCGCATCGGCAAGGTCGACGGCAACTTCGTCGTCAACCCGAACGAGGAGGACCTGCTCGAGAACACCGATCTCGACCTCATCGTCGCGGGCACCGAAGAGGCCATCCTGATGGTCGAGGCCGGCGCCAACGAGATCCCCGAGGCGGAGATCCTCGACGCGCTCGACATCGCGCACGACGCGATCAAGAAGCTCTGCAGACTTCAGTGGGAGCTGGCCAGAAAGGCCGGCAAGCCGAAGACCGAGGTCGAGGTCCCGCAGGTCGACGAGAGACTGCTGAGACAGCTCACGAGATCTCACGGCAGAAAGCTCGACAGAGCGACCGCCGTCGTCGACAAGCTCGAGCGCCAGGACGCGACGAAGGCCGTCGAGGCCGAGGTGTTCGCGAGATACGCCGCCGACGAGGACGACGCCGAGACGCGCGCCAAGGTGCAGCTCGCGTTCGACAAGCTCGAGAAGTCGCTGATCCGCGAGCGGATCGCGATCAAGAAGAAGCGTCCCGACGGCCGCAGAGCGGACGAGATCCGTCCGATCACGATCGAGGTCGGCGTCACGCCGCGCACGCACGGCTCCGCGCTCTTCACGCGCGGCCAGACGCAGGCGCTCTCGACCGCCTCGCTGGGCACGACGCGCGAGGAGATGCGCCTCGACACGCTCGGTCTGGAAACCAGAAAGTACTACTTCCACCACTACAACTTCCCGCCGTTCTCGGTCGGCGAGGCCGGCTTCATGCGCGGCCCCAAGCGCCGTGACATCGGCCACGGCGCGCTCGCCGAGCGCGCGCTCGTGCCGATGGTCCCGAGCACGGAGGAGTTCCCGTACGCGATCCGCGTCGTCTCCGACATCCTCGAGTCCAACGGCTCCTCCTCGATGGCGTCAGTCTGCGGATCGTCGCTGTCGCTGATGGACGCGGGCGTGCCGCTCAAGCGGCCGGTCGCCGGCATCGCGATGGGCCTGATCAAGGAGGGTGACGACTACATCGTGCTCTCTGACATCGCCGGCATCGAGGACCACCTCGGCGACATGGACTTCAAGGTCGCCGGCACCTCGGAGGGCATCACCGCCCTCCAGATGGACATCAAGATCACGGGCGTGACCTTCGACATCCTCCGCGACGCGCTCGCGCAGGCGAAGGAAGGCCGCGAGTTCATCCTCGGCAAGATGGCGACCGCGCTCGCGAAGCCGCGCGAGGAGCTGTCGAAGTGGGCGCCGCGCATCTCCACGGTCCAGATCGACCCGGAGAAGATCGGCCTGCTGATCGGCAAGGGCGGCGAGACGATCCGCGGCCTCTGCGAGGAGTTCGAGGCGCAGATCGACGTCAACGACGAGGGCCAGGTCCTCATCTACGCGCAGAACGGCGAGCTGGGCGACGCCCTCGCAGACCGCATCCGCTCGATGACCAAGGAAGTCGAGATCGGCGACGCGTTCAAGGGCAGAGTCGTCAAGACGACGACGTTCGGCGCCTTCGTCGAGCTGGCGAAGGGCACCGACGGCCTCCTCCACATCTCGAACATCTCCCCGGGGAGACGCGTCGACACCGTCGAGGAAGTCATCAACAAGGGTGACGAGATCGACGTGCGCGTGGTCGAGGTCGACCGCGAGCGCGGCCGCATCGGCCTGCGCCTCGCCGAGGACCCGGACATCGCC encodes:
- a CDS encoding SRPBCC family protein; the encoded protein is MTVHVLTRVQRLSGAPDDVFRFFGEARNLEAITPPFLSFRVLTPDPIAMRPGALIDYRLRLHGVPLRWRTRIETWEPGVRFVDAQVRGPYALWHHTHEFARDPADPAGTVMRDTVRYALPLGQLGELARRAFVARDLARIFDFRAQAVAGLVRRPGLWSHSDTNPGRPP
- a CDS encoding DsbA family protein is translated as MAPDDHRSGPRERPLAIVYADYECPYCAVLEARLVQASAQRVFRHFPVKSKHPRAWAASCAAEAAGLQGRFWEMHALLFADQGRLEDPHLWARAEQLGLDVDRFDADRRSDAVAARVKHDFLSGMRAGVVTTPTLFLDGVAHPGLPSDELIARLR
- a CDS encoding polyribonucleotide nucleotidyltransferase; this translates as MSDAVTRLSVEIGGKEISFETGRMAKQASGAVVVRSGDTMVLSTATAGNLRDVDFLPLTVDVEERMYAAGKIPGSFFKREGRAGEKATLTARMVDRPIRPLFPKGWRRETQLVTLTLSVDHEHPYDVLAMNGASAALMISDIPFPTPVGSVRIGKVDGNFVVNPNEEDLLENTDLDLIVAGTEEAILMVEAGANEIPEAEILDALDIAHDAIKKLCRLQWELARKAGKPKTEVEVPQVDERLLRQLTRSHGRKLDRATAVVDKLERQDATKAVEAEVFARYAADEDDAETRAKVQLAFDKLEKSLIRERIAIKKKRPDGRRADEIRPITIEVGVTPRTHGSALFTRGQTQALSTASLGTTREEMRLDTLGLETRKYYFHHYNFPPFSVGEAGFMRGPKRRDIGHGALAERALVPMVPSTEEFPYAIRVVSDILESNGSSSMASVCGSSLSLMDAGVPLKRPVAGIAMGLIKEGDDYIVLSDIAGIEDHLGDMDFKVAGTSEGITALQMDIKITGVTFDILRDALAQAKEGREFILGKMATALAKPREELSKWAPRISTVQIDPEKIGLLIGKGGETIRGLCEEFEAQIDVNDEGQVLIYAQNGELGDALADRIRSMTKEVEIGDAFKGRVVKTTTFGAFVELAKGTDGLLHISNISPGRRVDTVEEVINKGDEIDVRVVEVDRERGRIGLRLAEDPDIAGKTVEELAAISAGNGGGGGDRGGRPDRGARRGGGDRGGRRDDRPGGGGRGGRGGRDRDPDRS